A stretch of the Acidobacteriota bacterium genome encodes the following:
- a CDS encoding alpha/beta hydrolase, protein MSGTLEPTDVEIPARDGFTLGGTLYRPDTESRRTVVVNPAIAVPGRFYRHFAAGLAEAGYTALTWDYRGVGASKTGSLRGFSA, encoded by the coding sequence ATGAGCGGAACCCTCGAGCCTACAGACGTCGAAATTCCTGCCAGAGACGGCTTCACCCTTGGCGGCACGCTGTATCGACCCGACACCGAGAGTCGACGCACCGTCGTCGTCAACCCCGCAATCGCCGTACCGGGCCGGTTCTACCGCCACTTCGCAGCAGGCCTCGCCGAGGCCGGCTACACCGCGCTCACCTGGGACTATCGCGGCGTCGGCGCCTCGAAGACTGGCTCGTTGCGTGGGTTTTCGGCGA